In Arthrobacter sp. QXT-31, one genomic interval encodes:
- a CDS encoding NCS1 family nucleobase:cation symporter-1 — translation MAHTIPPGASTRLYNEDLAPAEHRTWGFYSLFAMWMSDIHSLGGYTFAAGLFALGLGAWQVFLALVVGIILVFFLMNFSGYAGQKTGVPYPVLARISFGTFGANLPALLRALVAIAWYGIQTWLASRAVIIIALKIWPELEGLTRNNFLGESTLGWLAFLLMWSLQLLLLRNGMETIRRFQDWAGPAVWAVMGLLVIYILVNAGWNLSLDLPGGTAQWGTTHAFFAAVALTVTYFSTLMLNFCDFSRFAPTRKAVRTANLWGLPVNFIAFSVVSVVVTAGTFQLYGEYIYDPVEIVGRIGSIWALLLGAVTFAVATLGINVVANFVSPAYDLANVWPSKIDFKRGGLIAATIALLITPWNLFNSPVVINLFLGGLGALLGPLFGIIMVDYYVLRKQHVLVPDLFIEQGYYTYTGGWNRKADISFIVSAVPAVVIALVPVFGALSAFSWFIGAALAAVVHYALSRNDTTLAASVRAATEAEIAEDAESKR, via the coding sequence ATGGCTCACACAATTCCCCCGGGTGCCAGTACGCGCCTGTACAACGAAGACCTCGCGCCGGCCGAACACCGCACATGGGGTTTCTATTCGCTGTTTGCGATGTGGATGTCCGACATCCACTCGCTGGGCGGCTACACCTTCGCGGCCGGCCTCTTCGCGTTGGGTCTCGGGGCCTGGCAGGTTTTCCTGGCACTCGTTGTGGGAATCATCCTCGTTTTCTTCCTGATGAATTTCTCCGGCTACGCAGGCCAGAAGACCGGCGTCCCCTACCCGGTGCTCGCCCGGATCTCGTTCGGAACGTTCGGAGCCAACCTCCCGGCCCTCCTCCGTGCCCTCGTCGCCATCGCCTGGTACGGCATCCAGACCTGGCTCGCCTCCCGGGCGGTCATCATCATCGCGCTGAAGATCTGGCCCGAGCTCGAGGGGCTGACCCGGAACAACTTCCTGGGTGAATCCACCCTCGGCTGGCTCGCGTTCCTGCTGATGTGGTCGCTGCAGCTGCTGCTGCTTCGGAACGGCATGGAGACGATCCGGAGATTCCAGGACTGGGCCGGCCCGGCCGTGTGGGCGGTGATGGGCCTCCTGGTCATCTACATTCTGGTCAATGCGGGCTGGAACCTGTCCCTGGACCTGCCGGGTGGAACTGCACAATGGGGCACCACGCACGCCTTCTTTGCCGCCGTCGCGCTGACCGTGACCTACTTCTCCACCCTGATGCTGAACTTCTGCGACTTCTCCCGCTTCGCCCCGACCCGCAAGGCGGTCCGCACGGCGAACCTGTGGGGGCTGCCCGTGAACTTCATCGCCTTCTCCGTGGTCTCCGTGGTGGTCACGGCCGGAACCTTCCAGCTCTACGGGGAGTACATCTACGACCCAGTGGAAATCGTCGGGCGGATCGGCAGCATCTGGGCCCTGCTGCTCGGCGCCGTGACCTTCGCTGTTGCGACGCTGGGAATCAACGTCGTGGCAAACTTCGTCTCACCGGCCTACGACCTGGCGAACGTCTGGCCATCCAAGATCGACTTCAAGCGGGGCGGCCTGATCGCCGCGACGATCGCCCTCCTGATTACGCCCTGGAACCTCTTCAACAGCCCTGTGGTGATCAACCTGTTCCTTGGCGGCCTGGGTGCGCTGCTCGGCCCGCTGTTCGGAATCATCATGGTGGACTACTACGTGCTCCGCAAACAGCACGTGCTGGTGCCGGACCTCTTCATTGAGCAGGGCTACTACACCTATACGGGCGGCTGGAACCGCAAGGCCGACATTTCATTCATCGTCTCCGCCGTGCCCGCAGTGGTCATTGCGCTCGTCCCCGTCTTTGGCGCCCTCTCGGCCTTCTCATGGTTCATCGGAGCTGCCCTTGCGGCCGTGGTGCACTACGCCCTCTCGCGCAACGATACGACGCTTGCTGCCTCCGTCAGGGCGGCAACCGAGGCGGAAATCGCCGAGGACGCGGAGTCCAAACGCTGA
- a CDS encoding S1C family serine protease, with protein MYTETGHTPVPHATVLQETARPRDKKRVGPGVFVTCLVAAGLLGGGAATGVAALWPDAPAQTTATAQAAISPVIVNNTESVNVVTAAAQKASPSVVTISATSGSSGGTGSGIILDTEGHILTNTHVVTLDGAAADAAVEVRLNDGQVYKATIVGTDPLSDLAVIKIDANGLTPATLGDSGAVNVGDTAIAIGAPLGLSGTVTDGIVSAVNRTIETESSATSGDGSSGGGSSQGGSSPYPFGSQQGLSASAQDSVSINVIQTDAAINPGNSGGALVNAQGEIIGVNVAIASAASTSSSTQSGNIGVGFSIPINQAKRVAGEIIATGSASHGQLGLSVQDKTSGPSSDFTAGAEVASVTSGSAADKAGLEAGDVVTGLAGRTVTDASELTAAAREQAAGSTVTVTFQRNGQEQSADITLDAAS; from the coding sequence ATGTACACGGAGACCGGCCACACCCCTGTCCCTCATGCCACTGTCCTGCAAGAAACGGCGCGGCCGCGGGACAAAAAGCGGGTAGGTCCGGGCGTCTTCGTTACCTGCCTCGTGGCTGCCGGACTGCTGGGCGGGGGAGCGGCCACCGGTGTTGCGGCCCTGTGGCCCGACGCCCCGGCACAGACAACCGCCACCGCCCAGGCCGCGATCAGCCCGGTGATCGTCAACAACACCGAGAGCGTCAACGTGGTCACGGCCGCCGCGCAGAAGGCCTCGCCCAGCGTGGTGACCATCAGCGCCACCTCCGGCAGCTCCGGAGGCACCGGCTCGGGTATCATCCTGGACACCGAAGGCCACATCCTCACCAACACCCATGTGGTGACCCTGGACGGGGCAGCCGCGGATGCCGCCGTCGAGGTCCGCCTCAACGATGGGCAGGTTTATAAGGCGACCATCGTGGGCACCGACCCGCTCTCCGACCTGGCCGTCATCAAGATCGACGCCAACGGGCTGACCCCGGCAACGCTCGGCGACTCCGGCGCCGTCAACGTCGGCGACACCGCCATTGCCATCGGCGCGCCGCTGGGGCTGAGCGGCACCGTCACGGACGGCATCGTCTCCGCGGTGAACCGCACCATCGAGACGGAGTCCTCTGCCACCTCCGGCGACGGGTCCTCCGGCGGCGGATCCTCCCAGGGCGGGTCTTCGCCGTACCCGTTCGGATCCCAGCAGGGCCTTTCGGCCTCGGCCCAGGATTCCGTCAGCATCAACGTCATCCAGACGGACGCGGCCATCAACCCCGGAAACTCGGGCGGCGCCCTGGTCAACGCGCAGGGTGAGATCATCGGCGTCAACGTGGCCATCGCATCCGCCGCATCTACGTCCTCGTCCACGCAGAGCGGCAACATCGGCGTCGGGTTTTCCATCCCGATCAACCAGGCGAAGCGGGTGGCCGGGGAGATCATCGCCACGGGTTCCGCCTCCCATGGCCAGCTGGGACTGTCCGTTCAGGACAAAACGTCCGGGCCGTCGTCGGACTTCACCGCCGGCGCGGAGGTGGCCTCGGTGACCTCCGGGTCAGCGGCGGACAAGGCCGGGCTGGAGGCGGGCGACGTGGTCACCGGCCTGGCCGGCCGGACCGTCACCGACGCCTCAGAGCTGACGGCTGCCGCCCGTGAGCAGGCCGCCGGGTCCACCGTGACGGTCACCTTCCAGCGGAACGGCCAGGAGCAGTCTGCGGACATCACCCTGGACGCGGCGTCCTAG
- a CDS encoding FG-GAP repeat domain-containing protein yields the protein MKQLIRFGVVGGTSASLIWALAVGAVPAQAATCVPETPAPASSYPGTTVMANNFESGTLNGFSSTTGGTGTTEVSSDQFHSGTCSAHVHATADLGSVANLSTPLPAGTATAYADGWFNITQAGVVGNNVPYLRFFSGSIRVADIYRFNDNGQLWLRVTAPDGASVFTRLTTTSITLNAWHHVAMRTTANGAASTVEVWFDGAQVYSSNQVVSAATTLDRVQLGAEHNRQMGDTYVDDLVIKASPRAAATPSIRSAADVLAVGSDGTLWNYPATGQGSLGARQKIGAGWAGLAKGFITDWNSDGTHDVIAQWKDGRLSFYAGRPEGGFVAARAIGTGWGGYHITVGDWRTADQFPGILAYDASGTLWYYGNSAGASLSPRIKTGSGWGGLYLTMTDFDQDGAQDLLAKRSDGSLILYRSTGTGGFVSGARPTVGTGWNSISSITAVEGFTTGSSGLITQLTDGRLAHYPFSRGTWGARTIIGTGWSTFNVLR from the coding sequence ATGAAGCAACTCATCAGATTTGGTGTGGTTGGGGGTACCTCGGCGTCCCTGATTTGGGCGCTGGCGGTGGGTGCTGTCCCGGCCCAGGCGGCGACGTGCGTGCCAGAAACCCCTGCCCCGGCCAGCAGTTATCCGGGAACAACGGTGATGGCCAACAATTTCGAGTCCGGCACCCTGAACGGGTTCTCGTCCACCACCGGAGGCACCGGCACCACGGAGGTCTCCTCGGACCAGTTCCACTCAGGGACCTGCTCCGCCCACGTGCACGCCACGGCCGACCTCGGCTCGGTCGCGAACCTGTCCACGCCCCTGCCGGCGGGTACGGCCACGGCTTATGCCGACGGCTGGTTCAACATCACCCAGGCCGGGGTGGTGGGCAACAATGTCCCGTATCTCCGGTTTTTCTCCGGTAGCATCCGGGTCGCCGACATCTACCGGTTCAACGACAACGGACAGCTCTGGCTCCGCGTCACCGCCCCTGACGGGGCCTCCGTTTTTACCCGGCTGACCACCACAAGCATCACGCTCAACGCGTGGCACCACGTGGCCATGCGGACCACCGCCAACGGGGCCGCATCCACCGTGGAGGTCTGGTTTGACGGCGCCCAGGTGTACTCCAGCAACCAGGTAGTCAGCGCTGCCACCACCCTGGACAGGGTCCAGCTCGGCGCCGAACACAACCGCCAGATGGGCGACACCTACGTAGACGACCTCGTCATCAAGGCCTCCCCGCGGGCCGCCGCCACTCCGTCCATCCGCAGTGCCGCGGACGTCCTTGCGGTGGGTTCTGACGGCACGCTGTGGAACTACCCGGCCACCGGCCAGGGTTCGCTCGGGGCCCGGCAGAAGATCGGCGCCGGCTGGGCCGGGCTGGCCAAAGGGTTCATAACGGACTGGAACAGTGACGGCACGCACGATGTCATCGCCCAGTGGAAGGACGGCCGGCTCAGCTTCTACGCCGGAAGACCCGAAGGCGGATTCGTCGCGGCCCGGGCCATCGGCACCGGCTGGGGCGGCTACCACATCACCGTGGGCGACTGGCGCACTGCCGACCAGTTCCCGGGAATCCTGGCGTACGACGCCTCCGGGACCCTCTGGTACTACGGCAACAGCGCCGGAGCATCGCTGTCACCGCGTATCAAGACCGGATCCGGCTGGGGCGGCCTCTACCTCACCATGACCGATTTCGACCAGGACGGGGCGCAGGACCTGCTGGCCAAGCGCAGCGACGGCAGCCTCATTCTGTACCGCTCAACCGGCACCGGCGGCTTCGTCTCAGGAGCAAGGCCCACGGTGGGCACCGGCTGGAACAGCATCAGCAGCATCACGGCCGTGGAGGGATTCACCACGGGAAGCTCAGGGCTCATCACCCAGCTCACCGACGGCCGCCTCGCCCATTACCCCTTCAGCAGGGGCACCTGGGGCGCGCGGACCATCATCGGCACCGGCTGGAGCACCTTCAACGTCCTGCGATAG
- a CDS encoding LysE family translocator, with protein MTLASLAAFAGLCLILSLTPGPDTFLVLRIALKRPSAGIAAAAGSAVAAIAWAALVGVGLAAILEQSAEVFRWLKIAGGLYLLYLGISGFLKTRKAAKEGLQGGAEAGDVRYSNLAGLGAGALSTLLNPKVGLFFLAVVPQFIPEGGNTMAAAMILGVVEAVIAFAYLAVVALIAYKAMALLRRPKVSTGVERVSSGIIAGLGVGVIASGASS; from the coding sequence ATGACCCTCGCTTCGCTCGCGGCCTTCGCCGGACTGTGCCTCATTCTGTCCCTGACGCCCGGACCGGACACCTTCCTGGTGCTGCGCATCGCGCTGAAGCGGCCCAGCGCAGGGATTGCGGCTGCGGCGGGCTCGGCGGTTGCCGCCATCGCATGGGCGGCGCTCGTCGGCGTCGGGCTGGCGGCGATCCTGGAACAGTCAGCGGAGGTGTTCCGCTGGCTCAAGATCGCGGGCGGGCTCTACCTGCTGTACCTCGGCATTTCCGGCTTCCTGAAGACGCGGAAGGCCGCAAAGGAAGGCCTGCAGGGCGGCGCGGAAGCAGGCGACGTCCGCTACAGCAACCTCGCCGGCCTCGGCGCCGGCGCGCTGTCCACGCTGCTCAACCCCAAGGTTGGCCTCTTCTTCCTGGCCGTTGTTCCGCAGTTCATCCCCGAGGGCGGTAACACCATGGCGGCCGCGATGATCCTGGGCGTGGTGGAGGCGGTCATCGCGTTCGCCTACCTGGCCGTCGTCGCGCTCATCGCCTACAAGGCGATGGCGCTGCTGCGCCGCCCTAAGGTGAGCACCGGCGTCGAGCGCGTCAGCAGCGGCATCATCGCCGGCCTTGGCGTCGGCGTCATCGCCTCCGGCGCGAGCAGCTGA
- a CDS encoding helix-turn-helix transcriptional regulator, with the protein MDNLPDNRADIRDFLASRRAKLRPEEVGLPSGSRRRVPGLRREEVAVLAGVSTEWYTRLEKGNISGVSEDVLHAVARALNLDDEERAYLFELARAARPANRVPVRRKEADVAAPVRWLLDSMTMSAGFIRNGRLDVVAANPLGRALHAPMFASPTTAAHGRANFARFHFLDPAARDFFVDWDAGAAATAALLRTEAGREPNDKALRELIGELSTVSPEFRTLWGSHNIRFRHDGIKRLQHPVVGYLELTYQSLALPTLPRAVHELSVYTAEPGTKHEEQLKLLTSWAATTPAEAK; encoded by the coding sequence ATGGACAACCTGCCTGACAACCGCGCCGACATCCGGGACTTCCTGGCCAGCCGCCGGGCCAAACTCCGGCCGGAAGAGGTGGGACTGCCCTCCGGAAGCCGGCGCCGGGTCCCCGGGCTGCGCCGCGAGGAAGTCGCGGTGCTCGCCGGTGTGAGCACCGAGTGGTACACGCGGCTGGAGAAAGGCAACATCAGCGGCGTGTCCGAGGATGTCCTCCATGCAGTCGCCCGGGCGCTGAACCTCGACGACGAAGAACGCGCCTACCTTTTCGAGCTCGCCCGGGCGGCAAGGCCTGCCAACCGTGTTCCGGTTCGCCGCAAGGAGGCCGACGTGGCGGCACCGGTGCGCTGGCTGCTTGATTCCATGACCATGTCCGCAGGGTTCATCCGCAACGGCCGGCTGGACGTCGTGGCCGCCAATCCGCTGGGCCGGGCCCTGCATGCCCCCATGTTCGCAAGCCCCACCACCGCCGCCCATGGACGTGCCAACTTCGCACGCTTCCACTTCCTGGATCCTGCCGCGCGTGACTTCTTCGTCGACTGGGATGCGGGAGCGGCTGCCACGGCCGCCCTCCTCCGCACGGAAGCCGGACGGGAACCCAACGACAAGGCCCTCCGCGAGCTGATCGGAGAACTCTCCACGGTCAGCCCGGAGTTCCGCACGCTATGGGGCTCACACAACATCCGCTTCCGCCACGACGGCATCAAGCGGCTCCAGCACCCCGTCGTCGGATACCTCGAACTGACCTACCAGTCCCTGGCCCTGCCCACCCTTCCCCGGGCGGTGCACGAGCTCAGCGTCTACACAGCTGAGCCGGGAACCAAGCATGAAGAGCAGCTCAAGCTCCTGACCAGCTGGGCAGCCACCACTCCGGCTGAAGCAAAGTGA
- a CDS encoding MFS transporter codes for MGGPTANLEDGVTAGQATAGGAGQGRRGLPLAVYVLALGTFLMLTSEFVVAAILPQIAGDLGVGVAQAGSLITVFAVGMVVGAPLMAMLTLRLSKQLTLVLALIVFVLGHVVVALGTEFAVLMAARFVSALATGAFWAVSAVVATRAAGPSSGARAVGVVGAGGALATVLGVPLGAFIAQLIGWRGTFWTLAAAAAMAAVLVARLVPQDAPVQQAPSVRTELAGLRSGRLWLALAACATTCGGVLAAYSFIATILTDQAGVAVSHVPLVLTGFGVGSVIGTLLAGRFGDAHPGPITIITPAVTTVLLLGISLLSGSPWLTSALVVLLGLFGLSANTVLIHLAVRFAGPAATLGSALSVSAFNAGTALGTAVAGAALASPLGTAGPALVGNVIVALTLVPAIALAVAGRRLAGVKFDGGAVDPAIP; via the coding sequence ATGGGTGGGCCAACGGCCAATCTCGAGGACGGCGTTACCGCCGGTCAGGCCACTGCCGGCGGTGCCGGCCAGGGCCGGCGCGGGCTGCCGCTGGCGGTCTACGTGCTGGCGCTGGGGACGTTCCTGATGCTCACGAGCGAGTTCGTGGTGGCCGCCATCCTGCCGCAGATCGCAGGCGACCTCGGCGTGGGCGTCGCCCAGGCCGGGTCCCTGATCACGGTCTTCGCGGTCGGCATGGTGGTGGGTGCTCCGCTGATGGCGATGCTGACACTCCGGCTGTCCAAGCAGCTGACCCTGGTCCTCGCCCTCATCGTGTTCGTCCTGGGGCATGTGGTGGTGGCGCTTGGCACGGAGTTCGCAGTGCTGATGGCGGCACGGTTCGTCAGCGCACTGGCCACCGGAGCGTTCTGGGCGGTGTCCGCGGTGGTGGCCACCCGTGCCGCCGGACCCTCCTCCGGCGCGCGGGCAGTGGGGGTGGTGGGTGCCGGCGGCGCGCTGGCCACGGTCCTCGGTGTTCCCCTGGGGGCGTTCATTGCGCAGCTCATCGGCTGGCGGGGGACATTCTGGACGCTCGCGGCCGCCGCCGCCATGGCCGCCGTCCTGGTGGCGCGCCTCGTCCCGCAGGACGCTCCCGTGCAGCAGGCGCCGTCGGTCCGCACTGAACTGGCCGGGCTGCGCTCGGGCCGGTTGTGGCTGGCCCTGGCTGCCTGCGCCACCACGTGCGGGGGCGTGCTCGCCGCGTACTCCTTCATCGCCACCATCCTCACCGACCAGGCGGGCGTGGCCGTCTCCCACGTCCCGCTGGTGCTCACCGGGTTCGGCGTCGGCTCCGTCATCGGAACCCTCCTCGCCGGACGCTTCGGCGACGCCCACCCGGGCCCGATCACCATCATCACGCCCGCCGTGACCACGGTCCTGCTGCTCGGAATCAGCCTGCTCTCCGGCTCGCCGTGGCTGACCAGCGCACTGGTGGTCCTGCTGGGCCTGTTCGGACTCAGCGCCAACACCGTGCTGATCCACCTCGCCGTCCGCTTCGCCGGGCCGGCGGCAACCCTGGGCTCCGCCCTCAGCGTCTCGGCGTTCAACGCCGGAACCGCCTTGGGGACCGCCGTCGCCGGCGCCGCCCTGGCCTCGCCCTTGGGCACCGCAGGACCCGCCCTCGTGGGAAACGTCATCGTGGCGCTGACCCTGGTCCCCGCCATTGCCCTGGCCGTCGCTGGCCGCCGGCTGGCTGGCGTGAAGTTCGACGGCGGCGCAGTAGACCCAGCCATCCCCTAA
- a CDS encoding zinc-dependent alcohol dehydrogenase family protein gives MRATLMYGPGDVRVENVPDSVIKHPTDALVRVTASCICGSDLHPYHSMSAGNGPARMGHEFIGVVEDIGSAVTTLKKGDLVVSPFAISDNTCEFCRENLQTSCSHHEANFWDGIPDEGGQAEAVRVPLADGTLVKLPVAADSALIPSLLTLADVFGTGYHAALKGGVNERTSVTVIGDGAVGLLAVMSAKRLGAEQIILMGRHKSRTDLGLEFGATDVVSARGEEGIAQVRELTGGHGSHVVLEAVGHTPAYDQAVGIIRPGGVISRVGVPQYNEAPVGFDSLFGGNITLTGGPAPVRAYIDELMPDILSGAIEPGKVFDASTGMDGVAQGYRDMDERRSLKVLIKPSL, from the coding sequence ATGCGCGCAACCCTCATGTACGGCCCCGGCGACGTCCGCGTTGAGAACGTCCCGGACTCAGTCATCAAGCACCCCACAGACGCGCTGGTGCGCGTCACGGCGTCCTGCATCTGCGGCAGCGACCTGCACCCGTACCACTCCATGTCCGCCGGGAACGGTCCGGCCCGGATGGGGCACGAGTTCATCGGCGTCGTCGAGGACATCGGCTCGGCGGTGACCACCCTGAAGAAGGGCGACCTGGTGGTTTCCCCGTTCGCGATTTCCGACAACACCTGTGAGTTCTGCCGCGAAAACCTGCAGACGTCCTGCTCCCACCACGAGGCGAACTTCTGGGACGGCATCCCCGACGAAGGCGGCCAGGCCGAGGCCGTCCGCGTCCCGCTGGCCGACGGCACCCTGGTGAAACTGCCCGTTGCCGCCGACTCGGCGCTGATCCCGTCGCTGCTGACCCTCGCCGACGTATTCGGCACCGGCTACCACGCCGCGCTCAAGGGCGGCGTCAACGAACGCACCTCCGTCACCGTGATCGGCGACGGAGCCGTGGGCCTGCTGGCCGTCATGTCAGCAAAGCGGCTCGGCGCCGAACAGATCATCCTCATGGGCAGGCACAAGTCCCGGACCGACCTTGGCCTCGAGTTCGGCGCCACGGACGTCGTGTCCGCCCGCGGCGAGGAAGGCATCGCCCAGGTCCGCGAGCTCACCGGCGGCCACGGCTCCCACGTGGTCCTCGAAGCCGTGGGCCACACACCGGCCTACGACCAGGCCGTGGGCATCATCCGTCCCGGCGGCGTCATCAGCCGGGTGGGAGTGCCGCAGTACAACGAGGCGCCGGTCGGCTTCGACAGCCTGTTCGGCGGCAACATCACCCTCACCGGCGGTCCCGCCCCGGTCCGGGCCTACATCGACGAGCTCATGCCGGACATCCTCAGCGGCGCCATCGAACCGGGCAAGGTCTTTGATGCCAGCACCGGCATGGACGGCGTCGCCCAGGGATACAGGGACATGGACGAGCGCCGCAGCCTTAAGGTGCTCATCAAGCCCTCCCTTTAA
- a CDS encoding Hsp20/alpha crystallin family protein — MLMRTDPFRELDRLTQQVFGTAARPAAMPMDAWQEDGEFVVAFDLPGVSPDTVDLNVEKNVLTVHAERRDPTQPNVELVVGERPRGVFSRQVILGETLDTDNIKANYDMGVLTLRIPVTEKAKPRKIEIESKGVQQQIEK; from the coding sequence ATGTTGATGCGCACGGACCCGTTCCGTGAACTGGACCGCCTGACGCAGCAGGTCTTTGGAACAGCGGCGCGTCCGGCCGCCATGCCGATGGATGCATGGCAGGAGGACGGGGAGTTTGTGGTCGCCTTTGACCTGCCCGGCGTCTCGCCGGACACGGTGGATCTGAACGTGGAGAAGAATGTCCTGACCGTCCACGCCGAGCGCCGCGACCCGACCCAGCCGAACGTTGAGCTGGTGGTGGGCGAGCGTCCGCGGGGCGTCTTCAGCCGCCAGGTGATCCTTGGTGAAACCCTCGATACGGACAACATCAAGGCAAACTACGACATGGGCGTGCTGACGCTGCGGATCCCGGTCACGGAGAAGGCCAAGCCACGCAAGATCGAAATCGAGAGCAAGGGCGTGCAGCAGCAGATCGAGAAGTAA
- a CDS encoding tripartite tricarboxylate transporter permease — protein sequence MEQLELLMGGFANALTPLNLLWVLIGALLGTAVGVVPGLGSAMAVALLLPVTFSLEPTAAFIMFAGIYFGGLFGDSTSGILLNTPGHSSAIASTFEGHRMAKSGQAAKALATCAIGAFIGGLIATTLVVFFAPTLVKMATVFGPAEYFALAVFAFLAISAVVSESVIRGIAALGIGLALALVGIDGPSGTARFTLGMPQLFDGISVIVITVGLLALGEVFHIASRIHRDPAATRIHTKGRARLGLADFRTALPAWLRGTAFGVPFGLIPAGGAEVPTFLAYGTEKQLAKRRNDPEFGTSGSIRGLAAPEAAANATAGTAMGALLALGLPVSATAAIMLAAFQQYGMQPGPLLFERSGDLVWALLASLFVGLVILVMINIPFASVWAKLLSIPKHYLYAGITVFSMLGVYAVSSAILDLWLLIAIGLIGFLMRRYNIPLAPVLIAVILGPMAETELRRALAVSEGDLGILVNSPITVTLYLVLAAALALSAVQHLRHRASSKA from the coding sequence ATGGAACAACTTGAACTCCTCATGGGCGGCTTCGCCAACGCCCTGACTCCCCTCAACCTTCTCTGGGTGCTGATCGGCGCGCTCCTGGGTACAGCAGTGGGCGTCGTCCCCGGACTGGGCTCGGCAATGGCAGTGGCGCTGCTCCTGCCCGTGACGTTTTCACTCGAGCCCACAGCGGCCTTCATCATGTTCGCCGGCATCTACTTCGGCGGACTCTTCGGGGACTCCACCTCCGGGATCCTGCTCAATACCCCCGGCCACTCCTCCGCCATTGCCTCCACGTTTGAGGGACACCGTATGGCTAAAAGCGGCCAGGCCGCCAAAGCCCTGGCTACCTGCGCGATCGGCGCGTTCATCGGCGGGCTGATCGCCACCACCCTCGTAGTCTTCTTCGCGCCAACCCTGGTCAAGATGGCCACCGTCTTCGGCCCGGCCGAGTACTTCGCCCTGGCAGTATTCGCCTTCCTGGCCATCTCGGCCGTCGTTTCAGAATCCGTGATCCGCGGCATCGCAGCCCTCGGCATCGGACTCGCCCTTGCCCTTGTCGGTATCGACGGCCCCAGCGGAACCGCCCGGTTCACCCTCGGCATGCCCCAACTCTTCGACGGAATCTCCGTCATCGTCATCACCGTAGGGCTGCTGGCCCTCGGGGAGGTCTTCCACATCGCTTCCCGCATCCACCGCGACCCCGCAGCCACCCGCATCCACACCAAAGGCCGCGCCCGATTGGGCCTGGCCGACTTCAGGACGGCCCTGCCCGCATGGCTGCGCGGCACCGCCTTCGGTGTTCCGTTTGGGCTGATCCCCGCCGGTGGCGCGGAAGTCCCCACCTTCCTCGCCTACGGCACCGAAAAACAGCTCGCCAAACGCAGGAACGATCCGGAGTTCGGAACCAGCGGCTCCATCCGCGGCCTCGCCGCACCCGAAGCAGCCGCCAACGCCACCGCCGGCACCGCGATGGGGGCACTGCTAGCACTGGGACTGCCGGTATCGGCCACGGCCGCCATCATGCTTGCGGCGTTCCAGCAATACGGAATGCAGCCAGGGCCGCTGCTCTTCGAACGAAGCGGTGACCTGGTCTGGGCCCTGCTGGCCTCGCTGTTCGTCGGCCTTGTAATCCTCGTGATGATCAACATCCCGTTCGCCTCCGTCTGGGCGAAGCTGTTGAGCATCCCCAAGCACTACCTGTACGCCGGCATCACCGTCTTCTCCATGCTCGGCGTCTACGCAGTAAGCTCGGCAATCCTAGACCTGTGGCTGCTCATCGCCATCGGCCTCATTGGATTCCTCATGCGCCGTTACAACATCCCGCTCGCACCGGTGCTGATTGCAGTGATCCTCGGTCCCATGGCTGAAACCGAACTCCGCCGCGCTCTGGCAGTTTCGGAAGGAGATCTTGGCATTCTGGTAAACAGCCCCATCACCGTGACCCTCTACCTGGTCCTGGCCGCCGCTCTCGCCCTCAGCGCCGTCCAGCACCTCCGCCACCGGGCCAGCAGCAAGGCCTGA
- a CDS encoding tripartite tricarboxylate transporter TctB family protein codes for MSITQHQTEAGSGMKPVGKAKARFGTGRSEFVVVAVLYAVAIFLTVGTATMNVQGKSAPGPQFFPILVCIVLYLAATLLAIQILRKPNVPDNTVHPGHGQFSADMLHDLGHLGKEEDAAYDAAPSQTPGKTWKTYSDWRTIGLLVGGVMAFVLLLEALGWILSAAALFWLVAYALGSRRPIFDIGVGLLFSSIIQLAFGAALGLSLPPGFVGGIF; via the coding sequence ATGAGCATCACCCAGCACCAAACCGAAGCAGGATCCGGCATGAAGCCAGTGGGCAAAGCAAAGGCCCGCTTCGGGACAGGCCGCAGCGAGTTCGTCGTTGTAGCCGTCCTCTACGCAGTGGCCATCTTCCTCACCGTCGGCACCGCGACAATGAACGTGCAGGGCAAATCCGCCCCGGGGCCACAGTTCTTCCCCATCCTGGTTTGCATCGTGCTGTACCTGGCGGCCACGCTGCTGGCCATCCAAATCCTCCGCAAGCCGAACGTCCCGGACAACACCGTCCACCCCGGGCACGGCCAGTTCTCGGCCGACATGCTGCACGATCTCGGCCACCTGGGGAAGGAAGAGGACGCGGCCTACGACGCCGCACCATCCCAGACTCCCGGCAAGACCTGGAAGACCTATTCCGATTGGCGCACCATCGGGCTGCTGGTTGGCGGCGTCATGGCCTTTGTCCTGCTGCTGGAAGCACTCGGCTGGATCCTCAGCGCGGCAGCGCTGTTCTGGCTTGTCGCCTACGCCCTCGGCAGCCGCCGCCCGATCTTCGACATCGGGGTGGGCCTGCTCTTCTCCTCAATCATTCAACTGGCCTTCGGGGCTGCTCTGGGCCTCAGTCTGCCCCCTGGCTTCGTAGGAGGAATTTTCTAA